In Nostoc sphaeroides, the genomic window TTTACCGACGCTGGTAATAACCTAATTGGCGATCGCACTGCTAGCACTGGCTTTACTACCAGCACCCTCGTCGGCAGCAGAACCAACCCCATTGATCCAAGACTCAGCCCCCTGCAAAATAATGGTGGTACAACCTTTACTAATGCCTTACTTGCAGATAGTCCCGCCATTAACGCAGGCAATAATTCTCTGATTCGGGCAGGTATCACCACCGACCAACGAGGTGGTCAATTTAACAGAATATCTAGGGGTACAGTTGATATTGGTGCTTTAGAGTTTAACGGGGTGAATGGAACCAATGGCGCTGATAATTTAGTAGGTAAGAACTACGGTGACATAATTAACGCTCAAGCCGGGAACGATACCATCACAGGTAATCAAGGCAACGACATCCTAACTGGTGGCGGCGGCAAAGATAAATTTGTTTACAATTTAGGTGACGGTGTTGATACCATTACCGATTTCGGTGGGTTAGGTAAAGGCTCAAATCCATCAGCAGCAATCATTGCCGAAGTGGATACCCTGAAATTTCAAGGTGCTGGATTGACAGCCCAAAATCTACTACTCACCCAGAATGCTAGTAATCTGGAAATCACCTTTGAAGGGGTGGTTGATGACAAAGTTATCCTGCAAAACTTTCTCCTGGAAAACCTAGATAACACATCGGCAGTAGGCAATATCCTGTTTAATGGGCAAACCAGCATTAGTGAAAGCTTTGATGTCTTCGATGCCAACTCCACCCAAAACGCTATTTCTAACAGGAACACAGTTACCTTTCTCAATGACCTGAACAACAATCTCACTGGCTTTGACAACTCAGCAGATGTGATTAATGCTCAAGGGGGCGATGACCGCATCGACGGCAAGAGTGGTAACGACCTGCTACGCAGTGGTGCTGGTAAAGATACCCTGCTTGGTGGTGCTGGTAATGATACTCTGCTTGGTGGTAATGGTAATGACATTCTCATTGGAGGTGCTGGTGATGACATTCTCATTGGCGGTGATTTTAGTGATACGCTGACTGGCGGTAGCGGTAATGACCAGTTCATCTACCGAACCCTTAGCAATGGTGATAGAATCACTGACTTTAATCAAAGCGAGGATAAATTAATCCTTACTGACTTGTTTAAGAGTAGAGGCTACAGTAGAAGTAATCCCATTTCAGATGGTTATCTGCGGTTTGTGCAATCGGGTACTTCTACACAAGTTCAGTTTGCCTACTTTGGTGACAATTTTTATACCTTTGCAACTTTGAATAATTTCACAGCTACAAATCTGGTAGTCGGTACTGATGTCATCGTTTAGCGCTCAATTATAGTCTCTAGCCACTATCTTAAAAATAAAAAACTCCATCCCCTTGTGGGTGGAGTTTTAGGGTATGGGGAATGGGGAATGGGGAATGGGGCATGGGTAAGAGTTCCCAATGCCCTAAGTTGGTGGGCGGCTATCCCTCTCCACTTAACTCTTGGGAATTGAGTTTCCCGCCGACTTCCAATAAATATTAGACATTTGGTGAAAAAGAACGTAGAGACGTAGCACTGCTACGTCTCTACAAGGGTTCTGGATAAAGCATAATTAATTTGTGCAGATATCATTGCTTAATTTTGGATTTTAGATGTCTCTAAAATCCAAAATCTATAACTTTTATAGTTGGCGTACTAATGGCTGACCATCTTTGACTTCACCAATCAAAACTAAATCGACACAGTTAACGAAAATACCATTTTCCAGGACGCCGGGAATGTTATTCAATGTCTTTTCTAGGCTGACTGGATCTTCAATAGAGTCAAATCTGACATCTAAAACAAAATTACCTTGATCGGTAATCACTGGCCCAGCTTTTTTTACACCCATGCGGAGTTCTGGTTTGCCACCGAGTTTTTTGATGGCATTAGTCACAGGAGTAATTGCCATTGGAATCACTTCAACGGGCACAGCGAAAGTAGAACCCAAGCGTTCTACTAACTTACCACTATCTACCACAACGATAAACTGTTCTGCCAGGTAGTCTACTACTTTTTCGCGGGTATGTGCTGCACCACCGCCTTTAATCAAATTCTTCTGCGGATCAACTTCATCTGCGCCATCAATAGCAATATCGATGTGGTCAATAGCATCTAACGTGGCAAGAGGTACACCATATTGCTTCGCCAGTACTTCTGACTGAAATGATGTTGGTATACCAATGATATCTTGAAGTTCACCAGACTTGAGGCGATCGCCCAAAAACTGAATCGTATATGCTGTTGTTGACCCCGTACCCAACCCCACAATAGAACCCGACTTTACTAAGGCGGCGGCGGCTTTGCCAACTTCTTGCTTCATCAACTTTACGGGATCTGCTGCTGCGGTCATTGCCAAAACTCCTGAAAAACTGACTATAGTCCATAGTAGTGGGCAGATAACCTCAAAAGATGAAAGCTAAAAAACAAGTTTTTGCTAATCTTTACTTCCTTGATTAGGGAATTATAAAAAATAAAACATCCTAGTGTCCGGAACAAAGCAGATGACTAGTGTAATAATAAGTATATTAATATACAAAACTCATGAACAAATTTCAGTATACTGATCCTACTATTAAGCAATTTTTCGCTGAGATTGACCCGGAAGTAGCAAATACCTTTACGGTGGAGCAATTAGAAGCCATAAAAAGGTGTTTGGACTCTCGTGCTAGGAAACGTCATTCTTTAGACATAAGAGTTTCAGTACCAATTCCCGGATTAAGGTTCTATCTGGTGTTGCTAGGAGGTTCAGAACGTCGTTCTAAAGTGCGTTTACGCTCTGAAAGAGGTTTATATCCTTTTTGGACTCCTGCCAATATCTTGTTCCTTCTAGGATTTCTAATCATTCTATCGATTTGTAGCTACACTATATTTTCTTCTGCATTGTCTTCACTTACTCCCACATCTAGCTCCTATTACCCTACTTCAATTCCTTGGATTGAGGATAAATCAGAATGTGAACACACTGGTAGAATCTGGAAGAATGGGAAGTGCTGGGATTCTGAACACAGTCCTAATTTTTAAAATTTATAGCCATACCCTACATAAGGGAACTCCAAAAAATAAATTATTCCACATTAAAGTCGTTGACTGTTGACTGTTGACTGTTGACTGTTGACTGAAAACTCGTGAACCGTCAACCGTCAACAGTGAACAATAGCAATGGAATATTTTTTACTTGGAAGTCCCTAACTAGAGCAACATTGCCCAGCCTAAATTCGTCACTAGCTAAGTTACAGGTTATTAAAAACACTAAATTTTGCGTTAGCCTCAGTAACGTAGTTTTTTCAATTCACGTTAGCAGCTAAAAGTGATTATGGTGATGCGTCAGCTTTCAATTACTCTATCTTTAATGGCATTACTACAAAACTTACCAGCAATTGCTCAGACCCCAGTGCCAGAAAATACTTCTGGAGTGCCATCTGATGCCATTCAACAGGTAACTGCTGTCAAATGGATGACAAACTTTTCTGATGGCAAGTTTTATCCAGAAAAGTTACTCAGTAGGGCCGAATTAGCGTCAATTATGGTAAAAGCATTTGGGCTAAATAAAAGACAAGCTGTTAGCAAAGAAAATTTAGCTATTCCAGATGTTCCCCGTTCTCATTGGGCATTTAATGATATACAGACAGTCTTAAAAACTGATATTATGAAAGGCTATCGGGGCAATGAATTCTTCCCTAACCAAAAGGTGACAAGGGCTGAAGCTCTTGCTATTTTCGCCCAGGCTTATGGTGTATTTCAGTTTCCCGATGACGCTGTGAATGATACTCTGGCTTCATATCCAGATGAAAAGTCTATCCCAACTTGGGCTAGAAAAGCGATCGCTACAGTAGCTACTGAAGGATTTCTCAATACAGATGCTCAAGGCAATATTTCTCCATTAAAACCTGTAACCCGTGGAGATATGGCCTATGTCTTGAGTAAATATTTACAACGACAACAGCAACAACCCGAAACACCAGAAGTTCCGATTATTCCAAATAGCCCACAAACACCTTAGTTAGACTTTTTCCAGCCAAGGTGCTTAAAATCACTTTTGATCTGAACCTCTATACCTGTCTCGAATCTGGCGAAGATATAAGGAATTAGACTGTGTTGGTTGCTGCAACACATAATTAGATTGTGGTGGTTGCGTCGGTTGCTGCAACCCATAATTTCCAAAATTAGATTGTGGTGGTTGCATCGGTTGCTGCAATCCATAATTCCCATATCCCGCAGGGTTTGTGGGAGTGACAACGCCTTGACTTGGAATCTGACTAGAGTAAGGTGCAATATTATATGGTGCAGCAGGCGTGACTGGGGGTGTCACTGGTGCTACATTAGGCACTACCTGACCGTTATTTAAATTATTGTAGGGACTTTGCGGTAAGTTAGTACCCGTTGATGTGTAGCCTGTACCAGTATTTAAACCATTACTAGGCACTACCTGACCGTTATTACCGTTATTTAAATTATTGTAGGGATTTTGCTGCAAGTTCGTACCCGTTGACGTGTAGCCTGTCCCAGTATTTAACCCAGCACTTGGTAGAGAATTCTGACTGGGTAAGCTGTTAATGGGTGGCATCAACGTTGTTCCAGGCTCAGAGGCTTGGCTTAAAGTATTTGTCTGAGTTGCAGTCCCATTGAAGCTAGAAAATTTCTGGTTTGTCGATTGATTGAGTGCAGCTTGCAGAGGGCTGATAGAGACAGAATTTTGATTCTTGTTGGTTTGATTCGTAAGTCCAATACCCAAGCTAGAAGATGTTTCCCCTGCTGTTGGTTCAGATGTCGTAGTTAAGGTCTTAAGACCTAAAAACTGGTTATTATTATCAACCGTCCCAGTCCGCAATAAATTTTCTGTTTGTACAACAAAGGGATTTTTCACAGATGGGGAGGTATCGGCATTAACGCCTAGACCAGGATTTAATTTGGTATCATTAGCAGAATTTTGTTTTTTAATTACATCCTCTAAGGAGTTTTGACTATTTTTTGTCTCAGTATTTTCCTTGGGGTTATTTGGCGTTACTGAAATTGCTTGGTCAAAATCATTAAATAAAACTGGCAGGTTATCAATATCTGCTGCAATGGCTCTGTTTTCTTCTGACAGCGAGGAATCAGCAGGTTTTTCTGAGGCGACTTGGTTTTTTTGCTTATAAACAAAAATATTTGGGTTTGACCAGTATTCCCAAGTTACTAGCCCAACTACAGATAAAAAAATTGCAGTGCCCCAAAAACCAGGTCGCCCTAGATTCCATAACCTGGCTTTGAGATAGCGTAAGTAGGCGGGAGGATAATGACGATTTGGCATGGGATTGGTAATTGAAATTTACTCGAAATCGGTAAAACTTGATGGAAGTTGAAGGCGTTGCTGTTTAATTATTTTGCTTTGCTCAACAAGAAATATCTCAAGTTATATCTTGCACCTGCCTATCCCGCCTGAGAAGAAATTCTCTTTTCTTATAGCCCAAGTCCAGTAAGCGTGGACTAAAACCCTTACAAAGTCTTCAATAGATAGACTTTGTTATAAGCCTCAGAATTCATTCTGAGGCGGTCGTGGGAACTGGTGCAAGTTTTGAGTCAACTGAAGTTGGATAGTAATTTTATCCTAACTTCTCTATCAGTTATTAGTCAGTACCAATAGACATGTAGTAGTCAAAAATTTACTTTTTAGCGGCTGGAGTCCTTTAGCGAGATTTTCTATAAAGTTATGGCAATTTATGCTTATTTTTGGGTATCGGTCACATTGGATAACATCAGGAGTTGACAACTGGTCTAATTTATTGTTGTAGCTGGACAAAAGTTCAACTTTTTTATTTTCTAGTTAGCAAACTAAACTGTGTGCTGCAATGCTCCGATACGCCTCTGAAGGCACTGTGCTGCACCGTACTATTAACCAGGAGACTACAGCAATGATGAAAGCTGAAGATATCATGACCAAAGATGTAGTTACCATTCGCGGTTCGGCGACTGTTGCTGAAGCAGTGGGGCTAATGAAGGAAAAAAAATTGCGGGCGCTGGTTGTGGAGAATCGCCATGAGAATGATGCTTATGGCATTGTCACAGAAACGGATATTGTTTATAAGGTAACAGCCTACGGTAAAGACCCAAAGCAAGTGCGGGTTTACGAAATTATGAGCAAGCCCTGCATTGTGGTCAATCCTGATTTGGGTGTGGAATATGTAGCGCGGTTATTTGCTAACACAGGTATTCATCGAGCGCCTGTGATTCAAGGCAAGCTGTTGGGCATCATCTCGATTACCGACATTTTGACCAAAAGCGACTTTGTGGAAGCGCCAAAAGCCCTATTGCTAGAGGATAGAATTCAAAAAGCCATTGAGCAGTCTCGGGCTATTTGCACCGAACAAGGTGCTTATTCTAAAGCCTGTGCAGCCGCCTGGGATGAGGTAGAAGAACTTCAAGCAGAAGCCGCTTATCAGAAAGCTGAGGGTATGGTATCAGCCAAAGTCTCTTTTGAAGAATATTGTAAGGAAAACCCAAATGCACCGGAATGTCGAAATTATCACCCGTGATTGAAGTGTGGGGATGAAGAGGAATTGGGAGTTAGGAGTTAGGAGTGAGGAGTGAGGAGTTAGGAGTTAGGAGTTAGGAGTTAGGAGTTAGGAGTGAGGAGTTAGGAGTTAGGAGTTAGGAGTTAGGAGTTAGGAGTTAGGAGTGAGGAGTTAGGAGTTAGGAGTGAGGAGTTATTCTCCTTGTCTCCTTGTCCCCATGCTCCCTGCGATCTCAATTTAGCGATTGGCAACTCGCATCAATAAGAATAGGCCTATTGCCAGAAAAAGAAAGTTGGGCAACCAAGCCCCCATAAAGGGAGAGAGGACACCTGCTTGCGCGATCGCACCACT contains:
- a CDS encoding CBS domain-containing protein, with the protein product MMKAEDIMTKDVVTIRGSATVAEAVGLMKEKKLRALVVENRHENDAYGIVTETDIVYKVTAYGKDPKQVRVYEIMSKPCIVVNPDLGVEYVARLFANTGIHRAPVIQGKLLGIISITDILTKSDFVEAPKALLLEDRIQKAIEQSRAICTEQGAYSKACAAAWDEVEELQAEAAYQKAEGMVSAKVSFEEYCKENPNAPECRNYHP
- the rpiA gene encoding ribose-5-phosphate isomerase RpiA translates to MTAAADPVKLMKQEVGKAAAALVKSGSIVGLGTGSTTAYTIQFLGDRLKSGELQDIIGIPTSFQSEVLAKQYGVPLATLDAIDHIDIAIDGADEVDPQKNLIKGGGAAHTREKVVDYLAEQFIVVVDSGKLVERLGSTFAVPVEVIPMAITPVTNAIKKLGGKPELRMGVKKAGPVITDQGNFVLDVRFDSIEDPVSLEKTLNNIPGVLENGIFVNCVDLVLIGEVKDGQPLVRQL
- a CDS encoding S-layer homology domain-containing protein; the protein is MRQLSITLSLMALLQNLPAIAQTPVPENTSGVPSDAIQQVTAVKWMTNFSDGKFYPEKLLSRAELASIMVKAFGLNKRQAVSKENLAIPDVPRSHWAFNDIQTVLKTDIMKGYRGNEFFPNQKVTRAEALAIFAQAYGVFQFPDDAVNDTLASYPDEKSIPTWARKAIATVATEGFLNTDAQGNISPLKPVTRGDMAYVLSKYLQRQQQQPETPEVPIIPNSPQTP